One window from the genome of Salisaeta longa DSM 21114 encodes:
- a CDS encoding SusC/RagA family TonB-linked outer membrane protein, with protein MRRFATQLLCGLLVLLFTPALAWAQDATIRGVVRDTEGEPLPGATVQIQSLSMGAATDADGRYTIASVPAGTYTLQASFVGYNTQTKEITVSEGQRVNVNFRLSIKTATLDAVTVSGYRPTTSRSESGASVVVGSEELEGVSVRSPDAAIQGKAAGVRVTAASGQPGAGIQVNVRGAVSVNAGTSPLYIVDGVQVSANDNLSLASGNPLTSIAPSDIQSIEVLKDAAAASIYGAQAANGVVLITTKRGREGATRVNFSAQLGSADRTKTFNVLNTPQYLRYRALAISNAGNIPVGNLEDSFNSNGDFTGYGIANSFRGPRSVNENWQDLVFRTGLQQSYNLSVRGGNEDTQFYISGRFGRDEGQIIESAFKQGGLRANLSHDVNDKLTLESTFNFTNGHYRGTIGNGAFINSPFWAAQFIPPTASLYNEPGNPASGFNLEPNNTFSYNPVAQEKFNTRNSVVNTVIANVSADYQWTDDIASRTFAGVQYEDVQEENYDDPRLPANAGVGGSGFARASRTTSFNISQTVAYDKLFADVHNVSVLLGGEVKRELETGLGGNAQGFPSFLFRKLSQAAEPTGVFQYSTEYRQLSVFGNVEYTYDNTYQISATVRRDGNSRFGESQRYGTFGTVAGYWRVSNMGFLQDIEALSNLKLRASYGVTGNSDINNFISRQSFLGAGEYNGSPGLRPNSIGNNQLSWEEKWSTNIGLDYGLFGGRISGAVDVWRDRRTELLLNRDLPVDSGFGSIIDNVGEITVEGIDVLVNTTNIDYADFRWDTSFNISFQRTEVNKLLPGDDTVIAGGLYYVVGEPVAQSRYVRYAGANPANGRPMYYDADGDLTYVGTNVDDEKLVGNTQPDFLGGLTNSFSFKGISLSVFFQYDYGRTTLNNNAFFSDVGYFSFNKADRVLDGWRQPGDVTEVPKPYGTTLLAGGTTFPDGTTEGIFTTRFVENASYIRLKRVRLGYSLPSSLLAGTGLRSVEIYGAGANLVTWTNFTGPDPELVGTALGDYPQAKTITGGINIGF; from the coding sequence ATGAGAAGATTTGCTACACAGCTCCTCTGCGGGTTGTTGGTGTTGCTCTTTACACCAGCACTTGCGTGGGCACAAGATGCTACGATTCGAGGGGTCGTGCGCGACACCGAGGGAGAACCCCTTCCCGGCGCCACGGTCCAGATTCAAAGTTTGAGCATGGGTGCCGCAACCGATGCTGACGGTCGGTATACCATTGCCAGTGTTCCGGCAGGCACCTATACCTTGCAGGCCTCATTTGTTGGGTACAACACCCAAACCAAAGAAATTACGGTAAGTGAAGGCCAGCGCGTCAACGTCAACTTCCGCTTGTCGATTAAGACGGCAACGCTTGATGCCGTTACGGTATCGGGCTATCGGCCCACCACATCTCGTTCAGAGAGCGGGGCGTCGGTCGTTGTCGGCTCCGAAGAGCTAGAAGGCGTGAGTGTACGGAGCCCCGACGCTGCGATTCAAGGCAAGGCCGCTGGTGTACGTGTTACCGCTGCTAGTGGGCAGCCGGGAGCAGGCATCCAGGTGAATGTTCGTGGCGCGGTATCGGTGAATGCCGGCACGTCGCCGCTTTACATTGTGGATGGCGTCCAAGTAAGCGCCAACGACAACTTGTCGCTTGCCTCAGGCAACCCGCTCACGTCCATCGCCCCAAGTGACATTCAGTCGATTGAGGTTCTGAAGGATGCCGCGGCTGCGTCAATTTACGGCGCCCAGGCGGCCAATGGCGTGGTGCTCATTACCACAAAGCGTGGTCGTGAGGGCGCTACACGCGTCAACTTCAGTGCGCAGCTCGGGTCGGCGGATCGCACGAAAACATTTAACGTGCTGAATACGCCGCAATATCTTCGGTACAGAGCGCTAGCAATCTCAAATGCCGGAAATATTCCCGTTGGTAACCTCGAAGACAGCTTCAACAGCAACGGAGACTTTACAGGATACGGGATCGCAAATTCGTTCCGAGGACCACGTAGCGTCAATGAGAACTGGCAAGATCTGGTATTTCGCACCGGACTTCAGCAGTCCTACAACCTCTCAGTGCGTGGCGGCAACGAGGATACACAGTTCTACATCTCTGGGCGTTTTGGTCGAGATGAAGGGCAAATTATCGAGTCGGCTTTCAAGCAAGGCGGCTTGCGTGCGAACCTGAGTCACGATGTGAATGACAAGCTGACGTTGGAGTCTACCTTCAACTTCACGAACGGACACTACCGCGGAACCATTGGAAACGGTGCATTCATCAATAGTCCGTTTTGGGCCGCGCAGTTTATTCCGCCTACCGCTTCGTTGTATAACGAACCGGGCAACCCGGCAAGCGGGTTCAATCTGGAGCCCAATAACACCTTTAGCTATAACCCGGTAGCGCAGGAGAAATTCAATACGCGCAACTCCGTGGTGAATACGGTTATTGCGAATGTGTCGGCTGATTACCAGTGGACGGATGATATTGCATCGCGTACGTTTGCTGGTGTACAGTACGAGGACGTACAAGAGGAAAACTACGATGACCCACGACTTCCGGCGAATGCAGGCGTTGGCGGGTCCGGTTTTGCGCGGGCCTCGCGTACGACAAGCTTTAACATTAGCCAGACCGTGGCGTACGACAAGCTGTTTGCAGACGTACACAACGTGTCCGTCCTTCTTGGTGGCGAGGTGAAGCGCGAGCTGGAAACCGGTCTTGGTGGAAATGCCCAGGGGTTTCCTAGCTTTCTGTTTCGCAAGCTGAGTCAAGCAGCGGAACCAACTGGTGTGTTTCAGTACAGCACGGAGTATCGCCAGCTGAGCGTGTTTGGAAATGTAGAGTACACCTACGACAACACGTATCAGATCTCGGCGACGGTACGGCGCGACGGCAACTCACGCTTTGGCGAATCCCAGCGCTATGGTACATTCGGTACGGTGGCCGGCTACTGGCGCGTATCCAACATGGGATTCCTTCAGGATATTGAGGCACTCTCAAACCTGAAGCTGCGTGCGAGCTATGGTGTCACTGGAAACAGCGACATCAACAACTTTATCTCGCGTCAGAGCTTCCTGGGTGCCGGAGAATACAACGGATCACCTGGGTTGCGCCCTAACAGCATTGGTAATAACCAGCTGTCGTGGGAGGAGAAGTGGTCGACCAACATTGGGCTTGACTACGGCCTCTTTGGCGGTCGCATCTCGGGTGCTGTGGACGTGTGGCGTGATCGCCGCACGGAACTGCTCCTAAATCGTGACCTGCCGGTTGATAGCGGGTTTGGCTCGATTATCGACAACGTGGGAGAGATCACGGTCGAAGGCATTGATGTGCTCGTGAACACTACGAACATCGACTATGCCGACTTCCGGTGGGATACGTCCTTCAACATTAGCTTTCAGCGCACCGAGGTAAACAAACTTCTACCCGGTGATGACACGGTGATTGCTGGTGGCCTCTATTACGTGGTTGGCGAACCCGTAGCGCAATCCCGCTACGTGCGGTACGCAGGAGCCAATCCGGCCAACGGACGGCCCATGTACTACGATGCGGATGGCGACCTGACCTACGTTGGAACGAACGTCGATGACGAGAAGCTGGTGGGCAACACGCAGCCTGATTTCTTGGGTGGCTTGACCAATAGTTTCTCGTTCAAGGGAATCTCACTCAGCGTTTTCTTCCAGTACGACTACGGTCGCACAACGCTTAACAATAATGCGTTCTTCTCCGACGTTGGGTACTTCTCATTCAACAAGGCAGATCGCGTGCTGGATGGCTGGCGTCAGCCCGGCGATGTGACCGAGGTCCCGAAGCCTTACGGTACAACGCTGCTTGCTGGAGGAACAACGTTTCCGGATGGAACGACTGAAGGAATCTTCACCACGCGATTTGTCGAGAACGCCTCCTACATCCGCTTGAAGCGTGTCCGGTTAGGATATTCCCTGCCGTCCTCGCTACTTGCAGGTACGGGTCTCCGTTCGGTTGAGATCTACGGTGCAGGAGCAAACTTGGTAACGTGGACGAACTTTACGGGCCCCGATCCGGAGCTCGTGGGTACGGCCCTTGGTGACTATCCGCAGGCCAAGACCATCACCGGCGGCATCAACATTGGCTTCTAA
- a CDS encoding sensor histidine kinase — MNTYRWSVRLKLGLIVFAGVIALASLWYTQQLVDRLQEREQAIVQLWADAQAQLASAQQQTGNPYQRELQSLAAYVREGAALSSAQRTQLLRAIQWAQSMPPAGEVNFILNEILEPNAFAIPAIITNASGQPLFWRNVGVPPSLQSLTREDSLKALQKLRERVVAMDAAFAPIPITIQFGTPQGPAQITQYVHYDESSLVTELRWFPYVQLLFVALFIGIGYVGFSYIRRNEQSNLWVGMAREAAHQLGTPISSLMGWTQLLEANDLSAARRKEAVQEIARDIERLQRVANRFSDIGSMPKLVEQPLGPILQDTVQYMQRRVPQHAGRVRLETAIEEPLTAPVNAELFGWVIENLLKNALDALDASGGTITLRAQRQAAQIRIEVEDTGRGIARSERKSIFRPGYSTKQRGWGLGLSLAQRVINVYHEGTLALAKSHVGHGSTFRIVLPAASDG, encoded by the coding sequence ATGAACACCTACCGCTGGTCGGTTCGGCTGAAGCTGGGACTCATCGTCTTTGCCGGGGTCATCGCATTGGCCTCGCTATGGTACACGCAGCAGCTCGTCGACCGGCTGCAGGAGCGCGAACAGGCCATCGTGCAGCTCTGGGCCGATGCGCAGGCCCAGCTCGCCAGCGCGCAACAGCAAACCGGCAACCCCTACCAGCGCGAGCTGCAATCGCTCGCGGCCTACGTGCGGGAAGGCGCTGCGCTCTCGTCCGCACAGCGCACCCAGCTGCTCCGCGCCATTCAGTGGGCGCAGTCCATGCCGCCCGCAGGCGAGGTCAACTTCATCCTCAACGAGATCTTGGAGCCGAACGCCTTTGCGATACCGGCGATCATCACGAACGCAAGCGGGCAGCCGCTCTTTTGGCGAAACGTCGGCGTGCCGCCGTCGCTGCAGTCCCTAACGCGCGAGGACTCGCTGAAAGCCCTGCAGAAACTCCGCGAGCGCGTGGTCGCAATGGACGCCGCGTTTGCGCCCATCCCCATCACCATTCAGTTTGGCACGCCGCAGGGGCCCGCGCAGATAACGCAGTACGTGCACTACGACGAGTCGTCGCTGGTCACCGAGCTCCGATGGTTTCCGTACGTGCAACTGTTGTTCGTAGCGCTTTTCATCGGCATAGGCTACGTCGGCTTTTCGTACATTCGGCGCAACGAGCAGAGCAACCTGTGGGTGGGCATGGCGCGGGAGGCCGCGCATCAGCTCGGCACGCCCATCTCCAGCCTGATGGGGTGGACGCAGCTCCTGGAGGCCAACGACCTGTCGGCCGCCCGGCGAAAAGAGGCCGTGCAGGAGATTGCGCGCGACATTGAGCGGCTGCAGCGCGTGGCCAATCGCTTTTCGGATATAGGGTCGATGCCCAAGCTGGTGGAGCAGCCCCTGGGGCCCATCTTGCAGGATACCGTGCAGTACATGCAGCGCCGGGTGCCCCAGCACGCGGGCCGCGTGCGCCTTGAAACCGCGATAGAAGAGCCCCTTACGGCGCCGGTAAACGCAGAGCTGTTTGGCTGGGTGATTGAGAACCTCCTCAAAAACGCCCTCGACGCGCTGGATGCTTCAGGCGGCACCATCACCCTGCGGGCACAGCGGCAGGCCGCGCAGATTCGCATCGAGGTGGAAGACACCGGTCGGGGAATTGCGCGCAGCGAGCGGAAGAGCATCTTTCGGCCCGGCTACAGCACAAAACAACGCGGCTGGGGGCTGGGGCTCAGCCTGGCACAGCGCGTCATCAACGTCTACCACGAAGGCACGCTGGCGCTTGCCAAGAGCCACGTGGGGCACGGCAGCACCTTCCGCATCGTGTTGCCCGCTGCGTCGGACGGATGA
- a CDS encoding adenylosuccinate synthase, whose protein sequence is MPVSIVIGSQWGDEGKGKIVDLLSPDVDIVARYQGGANAGHTICWDDEEFVLHLVPSGVFHDGVTCVIGNGVVLDPKAVIDEIQKIEDLGFPVEGRLKISHNAHLIMPYHKAIEAAQEASRAEASDDDAIGTTGRGIGPSYTDKFARTGIRVVDLLDRDVLRAKLTRSIEEKNAILKQIHGADQLDVDAIIEEYVAFDQQIDPYVTDTSEYLCNALDDGKRVLAEGAQGSLLDVDFGSYPFVTSSHPTAGGCCTGLGVPPTAVDRVIGIAKAYCTRVGNGPFPTELHDAAGERLRKVGAEFGATTGRPRRCGWLDLVALRYTSMINGFSELTITKMDVLSGLDELKVCTQYRYDGKTTRRFPSEAQTLERVEPLYETLPGWDEDITDARHISELPSEAQDYLDFISDYLRVPVGMVSIGPRRDQIIPLADTAPAA, encoded by the coding sequence ATGCCCGTTTCAATTGTTATCGGAAGCCAGTGGGGCGACGAAGGCAAAGGCAAGATCGTCGACCTCCTCAGCCCCGACGTCGACATTGTGGCCCGCTACCAGGGCGGCGCCAACGCCGGCCACACCATTTGCTGGGACGACGAGGAGTTTGTGCTGCACCTGGTGCCCAGCGGCGTCTTTCACGACGGGGTCACCTGCGTGATTGGCAACGGCGTGGTGCTCGACCCGAAGGCCGTCATTGACGAGATCCAGAAGATTGAAGACCTGGGCTTCCCCGTTGAAGGACGGCTGAAGATCTCGCACAATGCGCACCTCATCATGCCCTATCATAAGGCCATCGAGGCCGCGCAGGAGGCGAGCCGCGCCGAAGCCTCCGACGACGACGCAATTGGCACCACGGGCCGCGGCATTGGCCCCAGCTACACCGACAAGTTTGCGCGCACCGGCATCCGCGTGGTCGACTTGCTGGACCGCGACGTGCTGCGCGCCAAGCTGACGCGCTCCATCGAGGAGAAAAACGCCATCCTCAAGCAGATCCACGGCGCCGATCAGCTCGATGTGGACGCGATTATTGAAGAGTACGTCGCGTTCGACCAGCAGATTGACCCGTACGTCACCGACACGTCGGAGTACCTGTGCAACGCCCTGGACGATGGCAAACGCGTGCTGGCAGAAGGCGCGCAGGGTTCGCTGTTGGATGTAGACTTCGGCAGCTACCCGTTTGTGACGTCCAGCCACCCCACGGCGGGCGGCTGCTGCACGGGGCTGGGCGTACCGCCCACGGCGGTGGACCGGGTGATTGGCATTGCCAAGGCGTACTGCACGCGCGTGGGCAACGGGCCCTTTCCCACCGAGCTGCACGATGCCGCCGGCGAGCGGTTGCGCAAGGTGGGCGCCGAGTTTGGCGCGACCACCGGGCGGCCGCGGCGCTGCGGATGGCTCGACCTGGTGGCGCTGCGCTATACCAGCATGATCAACGGCTTCAGCGAGCTCACCATCACGAAGATGGACGTGCTCTCGGGGCTCGATGAGCTGAAGGTGTGCACGCAGTACCGCTACGATGGCAAAACGACCCGCCGCTTCCCCAGCGAAGCGCAAACGCTGGAACGTGTGGAGCCGCTCTACGAAACGCTACCCGGCTGGGACGAAGACATCACCGACGCGCGCCACATCAGCGAGCTGCCCAGCGAGGCCCAGGACTACCTCGACTTCATCAGCGACTACCTGCGCGTGCCGGTGGGCATGGTGTCGATTGGGCCGCGGCGCGACCAGATCATCCCCCTGGCCGACACCGCGCCTGCCGCGTAA
- the secF gene encoding protein translocase subunit SecF — protein MRIFENANFSFIPNRRRAYIISAVLLLLSIGSLATRGLQVGIDFKGGMEFVVEASNRLEATEVRNALTQPLGGQPEVKTYGEVGLLIRTAAQDDISAVESTILNTIRQEFPQSTPKMVKTNVVGPRFAEDLMWGAFYAVLGSLLVIFLYILLRFEWQFSTGAVAALLHDVTITLGIFSLLAGIAPFSLQVDQSIIAALLTVVGYSLNDTVVVFDRVREYTNMFKTDAYNDVVNRSINNTLSRTFMTSITTLLVVTILFFFGGEVLRGFSFALIIGVLVGTYSSIFVASPVVVELRDRAKAAA, from the coding sequence ATGCGTATTTTTGAAAACGCCAACTTTTCGTTCATTCCCAATCGCCGCCGGGCGTACATCATCTCGGCGGTGCTCCTGCTCCTTAGCATCGGCTCGCTTGCCACGCGCGGGCTGCAGGTAGGCATCGACTTCAAGGGCGGTATGGAGTTCGTCGTGGAGGCGAGCAACCGCTTGGAAGCCACCGAGGTGCGCAATGCCCTCACGCAGCCGCTGGGCGGTCAGCCCGAGGTAAAGACGTATGGCGAGGTGGGGCTGCTCATTCGTACCGCGGCGCAAGACGACATTAGCGCCGTGGAGTCGACCATCCTCAACACAATCCGGCAAGAGTTTCCGCAGTCGACCCCCAAAATGGTGAAGACCAACGTGGTGGGGCCGCGCTTTGCCGAGGACTTGATGTGGGGGGCCTTCTATGCCGTGCTCGGATCGCTGCTCGTCATCTTTCTGTACATCTTGCTGCGTTTCGAGTGGCAATTTAGCACAGGCGCAGTGGCCGCGCTCCTTCACGACGTCACCATCACGCTGGGCATCTTCTCGCTCTTGGCCGGCATCGCGCCGTTCTCGCTCCAGGTCGATCAGTCCATTATCGCCGCGCTCCTTACGGTGGTGGGCTACTCGCTGAATGACACCGTGGTGGTGTTTGACCGCGTGCGCGAGTACACCAACATGTTCAAAACCGACGCGTACAACGACGTCGTAAACCGATCCATCAACAACACCCTCAGCCGTACCTTCATGACGTCGATTACGACGTTGCTGGTCGTCACCATTCTGTTCTTCTTTGGCGGCGAGGTGCTGCGCGGCTTCTCGTTTGCGCTCATCATTGGCGTGCTTGTGGGAACGTATTCATCCATCTTCGTGGCCTCGCCCGTGGTGGTGGAACTCCGTGACCGCGCGAAGGCGGCAGCGTAA
- the secD gene encoding protein translocase subunit SecD translates to MNGNGVKIGLTVFFLAICGYYLYPTAQNFMLTNKLNELSPEAREQYIADNAQYIRDVRNSSLQLGLDLQGGMHVTLQVRVAALLDQLATNKDAAFREVLQAARQQAAAQGTSVVEAFLTQFQQRDGQVRLSRYFRNETANITRRSTNEEVAEYLRQQVDEAVDRAMEVVRNRVDQYGVSEPSIQKKGSRRISVELPGVDNPDRVRNLLEGAARLTFHLTAEPQALTQSAQDIIAYYEPDTTGTADTTAVDTVAADPQAGGDPVPETQGTSLVDPTDTTAGGDQGTALTGPSGDAQNPLLAVLQPLPYRQQPVLGQAFARDTARVNDLLQRPAVQRMLPNGVRLMWTANPAPGAPGGQEAYNLIGVQAESELSGEVIESASVQFDQFTNEPSVSMTMNSDGARIWARLTGANVGEQVAVVLDGKVYSYPRIQERIAGGRTSISGLESRAEAQDIVTILQSGALPAPLDIIEERTVGPSLGEASIRAGFISAVVGLLLVALFMIFYYRTAGIVADVALLLNIVLILGVLAAFNATLTLPGIAGIVLTIGMAVDANVLIFERIREEMATGKTERAALEAGYDKALSAILDANITTFFTGVILYSFGVGPIQGFAVTLMIGILASLFTAIIVTRIVFDYLMDTRGVTSINYG, encoded by the coding sequence ATGAACGGTAACGGAGTAAAAATTGGCCTGACGGTATTCTTCCTGGCCATCTGCGGGTACTACCTGTACCCCACCGCGCAGAACTTTATGCTCACCAACAAGCTCAACGAGCTCTCCCCCGAGGCCCGCGAGCAATACATAGCAGACAATGCCCAGTACATCCGCGATGTGCGCAACAGCTCGCTTCAGCTGGGCCTCGACCTGCAAGGCGGCATGCACGTAACGCTGCAAGTGCGCGTCGCGGCGCTGCTCGATCAGCTGGCCACAAACAAAGACGCTGCGTTTCGCGAAGTGCTGCAAGCGGCCCGGCAGCAGGCCGCCGCCCAGGGCACCTCGGTAGTGGAAGCCTTCCTGACGCAGTTTCAACAGCGCGACGGGCAAGTGCGCCTCTCGCGGTACTTCCGTAACGAAACGGCCAACATCACGCGCCGCTCCACCAACGAGGAGGTGGCCGAGTACCTGCGGCAGCAGGTGGACGAAGCCGTGGATCGCGCCATGGAGGTGGTGCGCAATCGCGTCGATCAGTATGGCGTCTCCGAGCCGTCCATCCAGAAGAAAGGGTCGCGGCGCATCAGCGTAGAGCTGCCGGGCGTAGACAACCCCGACCGCGTGCGGAATCTCCTGGAAGGCGCCGCGCGCCTCACCTTCCACCTCACCGCCGAGCCGCAGGCCCTCACGCAGTCCGCGCAGGACATCATCGCATACTACGAGCCCGACACCACCGGCACCGCCGACACGACCGCGGTGGACACCGTGGCGGCCGATCCGCAAGCCGGCGGCGACCCCGTGCCCGAAACGCAGGGCACGTCGCTCGTCGATCCCACCGATACAACCGCGGGCGGCGATCAGGGCACCGCGCTTACGGGCCCCAGCGGCGATGCGCAAAACCCGTTGCTTGCGGTGCTGCAGCCCTTGCCGTACCGCCAGCAGCCCGTGTTGGGGCAGGCCTTTGCGCGCGATACGGCCCGCGTAAACGACTTGCTACAGCGTCCGGCGGTGCAGCGCATGTTGCCCAACGGCGTCCGCCTGATGTGGACGGCCAACCCCGCGCCGGGCGCGCCGGGTGGGCAAGAAGCCTACAACCTGATAGGCGTGCAGGCCGAGTCGGAGTTGAGCGGCGAAGTGATTGAAAGCGCATCGGTGCAGTTCGATCAGTTTACGAACGAGCCCAGCGTGTCGATGACCATGAACTCGGACGGCGCCCGCATCTGGGCACGCCTCACCGGCGCCAACGTGGGCGAGCAGGTGGCTGTGGTGCTCGACGGCAAGGTGTACTCCTATCCGCGCATTCAGGAGCGCATCGCCGGCGGCCGCACCTCCATTAGCGGACTGGAGTCGCGCGCGGAAGCCCAGGACATCGTGACGATCTTGCAGTCGGGTGCGCTGCCCGCGCCGCTCGACATCATCGAGGAGCGCACGGTAGGCCCAAGCCTCGGCGAAGCGTCCATCCGCGCCGGTTTCATTTCGGCCGTGGTGGGGCTCTTGCTTGTGGCGCTGTTCATGATCTTCTACTACCGCACCGCCGGCATTGTGGCCGACGTAGCGCTGCTGCTTAACATCGTCCTCATTCTGGGCGTGCTGGCCGCCTTCAACGCCACGCTCACGCTGCCGGGCATCGCGGGCATCGTGCTTACGATTGGTATGGCGGTGGATGCGAACGTGCTCATCTTTGAGCGCATCCGCGAGGAGATGGCCACCGGAAAGACCGAGCGCGCCGCGCTGGAAGCGGGCTACGACAAGGCCCTCAGCGCCATCCTGGATGCCAACATCACCACCTTCTTTACGGGCGTAATTCTGTACTCCTTTGGCGTGGGGCCCATCCAAGGCTTCGCCGTTACGCTCATGATTGGTATCTTGGCGTCGCTCTTTACCGCCATCATCGTAACGCGCATCGTCTTCGACTACTTGATGGACACGCGCGGGGTGACGAGCATCAACTACGGCTGA
- a CDS encoding L-threonylcarbamoyladenylate synthase has protein sequence MKTLCTSDVERAAAVLRSGALVAFPTETVYGLGADALDAAAVASIFAAKGRPADNPLITHVASVVEARLLADVLPEAAETLLHAFAPGPLTVIVPRGPRVPDAVTAGLDTVGLRIPAHPMAQHFLQACARPVAAPSANRSGRPSPTTAAAVLEDMDGRIACVLDGGPTDAGVESTVVDCTTDPPVLLRHGACTVEALRTVCPALRVSSSAEQQARSPGTRYRHYAPQARVVPVAHPGAAAPGAQHAYIGRHAPPAPEAFGLVAVCDTQAAYAHRLFDFFRQADRAGCCVIFAERAPAEGLGPTINDRVARAAAG, from the coding sequence ATGAAGACCCTTTGCACGTCTGATGTGGAGCGGGCCGCCGCGGTGCTTCGGTCGGGGGCGCTAGTGGCCTTTCCCACCGAGACGGTGTATGGCTTGGGCGCCGACGCGCTGGATGCCGCGGCGGTGGCGTCGATCTTTGCAGCGAAAGGCCGCCCCGCCGATAATCCGCTGATTACCCACGTCGCTTCGGTCGTCGAAGCCCGCTTGCTTGCGGACGTATTGCCCGAAGCGGCCGAGACGCTGCTCCATGCGTTTGCGCCGGGACCGCTCACGGTGATCGTGCCCCGCGGCCCGCGTGTGCCCGATGCGGTGACGGCCGGCCTCGACACGGTAGGGCTTCGCATCCCCGCGCATCCAATGGCACAGCACTTCCTGCAGGCGTGCGCCCGGCCGGTGGCCGCGCCCTCGGCCAACCGCTCGGGACGGCCCAGTCCAACCACGGCCGCCGCGGTGTTGGAAGACATGGACGGCCGGATTGCGTGCGTTTTGGACGGCGGCCCCACCGATGCCGGCGTGGAGTCGACCGTGGTCGATTGCACGACCGATCCGCCGGTTCTCTTGCGGCACGGTGCCTGCACGGTGGAGGCGCTGCGCACGGTATGTCCGGCCCTCCGCGTGTCATCGAGCGCCGAACAGCAAGCGCGGAGTCCGGGCACGCGCTACCGCCACTATGCGCCGCAGGCCCGTGTGGTGCCGGTGGCGCACCCCGGGGCCGCCGCGCCGGGGGCGCAGCACGCCTACATCGGTCGACACGCGCCGCCCGCGCCCGAGGCGTTTGGGCTGGTGGCCGTGTGCGACACGCAAGCCGCGTATGCGCACCGGCTCTTCGACTTCTTCCGGCAGGCCGACCGGGCCGGCTGCTGCGTCATCTTTGCTGAGCGGGCGCCCGCGGAGGGGCTGGGGCCCACCATCAACGACCGGGTCGCGCGGGCCGCGGCGGGGTAA